From Rhopalosiphum padi isolate XX-2018 chromosome 2, ASM2088224v1, whole genome shotgun sequence:
tacgatattaatcatcatcatcattcttatatttattatttttcctcttCTGTGCCACGGTTCTCTTAAAAACACTCCCAGCTCCAAGGGGCGTCGCAATTGTTAATCAAGGGAGCCGTTGCatagtaagaaaaatattaatattaaattccatAATTGCGATGGTCATTATggcatacctaataataatttaaaacaatacataaataaacttccataaacatttattttattacaatattataaaatcttttatgtcattcattatttataattcgtcaatatattttgtaaataggaGTCAtgggataaaaatatttgaatatttctaatctataatatagtttcttctttctttataatgtattttatacagaaTCATATAGGTAATACCTACTTGGTAGTTTAAGTAATCTACAAAAGATgtacatttgtataaaatattcaaatatgttatttattagatcaaattccgaaaattaatttaacaatgtgTTGCaagaatttgattttaaaacacgCGTGATAGAATAATTATGTGCTTTTAGAATGGATTTGGTTAAAAATCGTCTAGACATTGGTCTATTCATACCAACAATCAAAGTGGAATCGAAATACGACTTGAAgggaaatttattattgttaccatTAGTTGGTGTAGGCGATGCTAAATTATACTTAAGtgagtattaaataaaacgttaactatataagtctataacgtccattaaatattatatttgcttaATTTTCAGAAAATGTAACCACGCACGTACAGACAAAGATCTATTTCCCCAAATATATGAACGAAACTGTAATGGTGGCTAGTAGTATGAAAGTAGACTTTAATTTAGCTGCAATGCGAGTAAACTTTGACAATTTGTTCAACGGCAACAAAGTATTGGGTAAGtaaaatcatacaaaattaCTTAGCTTaagtaaaagaataatatatatgtgtgaatcactataaataaaaaaaagggacATGTCTACATTTTATGGTATTGTTTAATTGctaaaatgttttgtattttctaCTCTGTTTCACAGGACGAACTGTCAACACGTTTATGAACCAAAACGCGTTGGAAGTGGTAAACGATCTAAAGGAAAATATAGGTGAAAACCTATCAACTATATTCAAACAGATTATGAACGATGCATTTAGTCACATGCCAACAAAACTGTGGCTACAAGATGATTAGTTGACTTATGATGTAACTTTATTATATGCGAGCATTGTTGTACATATAGCCTATATCGAATTAttttaacgtatatattattattatattcgtgattcataatgataattaattaatcattgtattttgtactttttatttCCATAACTATGTTactattttgtatgtattactattattaaaaatgtatgatgaggaataaaaatcaatgatatGCGTTcctaaatattaaaacgaacaaactaaaatatataaagtccTTTCACTTTTATATCAAGTTAAATTCATGTGAtgaattgttattgtatttttctaaaaattgaccTTCACAATCgcaaaagaattattattacatctgaCATGATTTATAGAACGATATGGCATcgggctatatatatatatatatatatatttataaaatactaatgcaTAGCGTAacttcatatttattaatataggtaaatactaatatactataatactatatagtatactgtatacagtagtatacatgtataatatattctaatttataatatttaaacgagtAACAATAAGTGACAACATTAAAATAAGATagcaaaattaactataataaactaaaataccaCATGTCGCATACTATACTgaatgaacaattattattcattaatagttTATTCCTCTACCATTGAAAGACGAATAACTGAATAAGCTAATAttctaatatcattatttatatttatcaaccaATGGcacaaatttttcaaatacttactAAAAACCAATtggcaattatttataattgatttgaaaaatattggtacattttttaaatcaattggaATTAGATAATGATGAGGGACCAATATCACGGACTATAGATTAGACTTTATCAAGAGCTGATGGCAGTTGAcaagttgtatatttttaattccttataaaagtataattaaaatattatatcacttaATTATCCATCATTATACACATTTTGCTCTTAACTCTTTCAGTTGCTCGAGTATCTTGTGAACTGTGATTTAGCATGGAATAcaatgtgaaaatattattttgcgctgaaaattatgaattaatgaaacacacatattataaccattgtatttaatttttaaattatacttacaatttattaaacgaaatagaaatatgtaatttcgtctaaattcaaactttaaaataaatttgtgtacAAATTTAcgtttttagattctaaacaaagtaattgattatacaatgatgtctgtttttttaattttttttttttgtgtatgttttggagtaaaaataatgctttgatttttgacttcagtctttttttaaaaaggaaaattaatctagttggttctttggggggtcaaaagtaaaaaatatccagtagttttcaaaaacgGTAAAAAAGTGatagaaaaacgggaatttttacgcataatcagttttcgataaaatcgattttttttattttgctgtaactagaaaacgaatcattgtaaatacttgaaattttcgcCAAGTGTTTATAtaagcgttatctatttgcgattaaattttcaaaatatgttgacctttttaaatctatttatagacaattgaaattttcgatttttctaagtttttttttggaaatgactataaaaaaaattggctatccaaaaatcgcgaaaatttgcaagaaaagttgaagttgaaaattcgtagcattttgtgatttatacttattacctaaggataaaaaaacccaatacaaggttatccataagttttcctccatgtaactgtaaaaaaaacttcCAGCGTCAATTATAGAAAagattttatgagcgtatgaaatttattttttttacgaaatcgagtaaaataacgatatattacaatttaaatatagttaataatataatatattttattaattatcctagactgactaatcatctccgttcagaatcgtttttcgtattcaATGATACCTggcattgcattcaaatttaacacttccattatagtgacctactcccCATCTCTActactactatacagcagagcaatatctacttgcccacctttttttaaattattttttccggatattttgaaaaaaatggacattttttaatttatgtaaatacaaaaaatattcaatttactaTCAA
This genomic window contains:
- the LOC132923506 gene encoding protein takeout-like; its protein translation is MLLLTAIVVCATTLGCIVMIQANNQKPIQQDQIPPLQTAPVWLNACKKKDPNLDECICMTFQNMFPYLAKGIPEIGTRPFEPMHIDKVSLTKGQGAITLAGAFTNLIVHGPSNTTALYTKMDLVKNRLDIGLFIPTIKVESKYDLKGNLLLLPLVGVGDAKLYLKNVTTHVQTKIYFPKYMNETVMVASSMKVDFNLAAMRVNFDNLFNGNKVLGRTVNTFMNQNALEVVNDLKENIGENLSTIFKQIMNDAFSHMPTKLWLQDD